A genomic stretch from Photobacterium atrarenae includes:
- the rpmH gene encoding 50S ribosomal protein L34: protein MKRTFQPSVLKRKRTHGFRARMATKNGRATINARRAKGRKRLSK from the coding sequence ATGAAACGCACTTTTCAACCTTCAGTTCTAAAGCGCAAGCGTACTCACGGTTTCCGTGCACGCATGGCTACTAAGAACGGTCGCGCAACAATCAACGCACGTCGCGCGAAAGGCCGTAAGCGTCTGTCTAAGTAA